Proteins from a genomic interval of Treponema brennaborense DSM 12168:
- the spoVG gene encoding septation regulator SpoVG — translation MQITEIRIRKIAVDGKLKAYVTVTFDDCFVVHNVKIIDGKTGLFIAMPSRKTATGEYMDIAHPISPEFRAELQERILAEYRAGHVEESQSGDDMIE, via the coding sequence ATGCAGATTACTGAAATCCGGATCCGTAAGATTGCGGTGGACGGCAAGCTGAAGGCGTACGTAACCGTTACCTTCGATGATTGTTTTGTCGTTCATAATGTGAAGATTATCGACGGCAAAACGGGCTTGTTTATCGCAATGCCGAGCCGCAAAACGGCGACGGGCGAATATATGGATATTGCGCATCCTATCAGCCCCGAATTCAGAGCAGAACTGCAGGAGCGCATTCTTGCGGAATATCGTGCCGGGCACGTTGAGGAATCTCAATCCGGCGACGATATGATAGAGTGA
- a CDS encoding ribosomal-processing cysteine protease Prp, with protein MTVVYLSRSRNGQFRSCRAEGHSGYAPSGSDIVCAAVTVLLRTTLQVLSESFGSAVKTDITSRGNLAFRVDDFAGGKSCRLIYAADFLRSGLTALQNEYPDCVTMREQIED; from the coding sequence ATGACGGTGGTGTATCTTTCGCGGAGCAGAAACGGGCAGTTCCGTTCCTGCAGGGCGGAAGGGCATTCCGGATACGCTCCGTCCGGTTCCGATATAGTTTGTGCGGCGGTAACGGTTCTTTTGCGGACTACGCTGCAGGTTTTGTCGGAATCATTCGGAAGTGCGGTTAAAACGGATATTACTTCGCGCGGAAATCTCGCGTTCCGTGTGGATGATTTTGCCGGCGGGAAATCCTGCCGGTTGATTTATGCGGCGGATTTTTTACGGAGCGGTCTTACGGCGCTTCAGAATGAATATCCCGACTGCGTAACGATGCGGGAACAAATTGAAGATTAA
- a CDS encoding type II toxin-antitoxin system RelE family toxin, translating into MKVVLTDSFRKQIKKIDNSVAKLILNYLKQIENLEDPRSRGKKLIGNLAGIWRYRVGDYRIFCRIVDDEYIIYAIDFGHRKNAYD; encoded by the coding sequence GTGAAAGTAGTTTTAACGGATTCTTTTAGAAAGCAAATAAAAAAAATTGATAATTCAGTTGCAAAATTAATTTTAAACTATTTGAAACAGATTGAAAATTTGGAAGATCCTCGTTCACGTGGTAAAAAACTGATCGGTAATTTAGCCGGAATATGGCGTTATAGAGTAGGCGATTACCGTATTTTTTGCAGAATTGTCGATGATGAATATATTATTTACGCCATTGATTTCGGACACAGGAAAAATGCCTACGACTGA
- the rplU gene encoding 50S ribosomal protein L21 gives MYALVEYKGKQYKAEKDALIQVDKIDAEKGSTIDIDTVLLVSSDGSVSVGAPYVKGAKVRVVVEDSFKDGKVIVYKYKSKKDYHRTIGHRQQYTTVRVQEIVVA, from the coding sequence ATGTACGCACTCGTCGAGTATAAGGGCAAACAGTATAAAGCTGAAAAAGACGCTCTCATTCAGGTAGACAAGATTGATGCTGAAAAAGGCAGCACAATTGATATTGATACGGTATTGCTCGTAAGCAGCGACGGATCGGTAAGCGTTGGCGCGCCGTATGTAAAAGGCGCAAAAGTCCGCGTCGTCGTGGAAGACTCTTTCAAAGACGGTAAAGTTATCGTTTACAAATACAAGAGCAAGAAAGACTACCACCGGACGATCGGACACCGCCAGCAGTATACGACTGTCCGTGTTCAGGAAATCGTCGTAGCGTAA
- a CDS encoding LCP family protein — MAHKNRRIEKSALFLILIFFILVVTAIILVFSLQTDPVSEILENDELLKVLFVLEDGGTVLFSDVFVYYPVSTRGTLFSIPGNTGAIYSSLGRVDRIDAVFTEKGIDAYRAEIGKLIGQTIPFSIVMNLGDFQKLVDLLGGLRIFVPYPVDAASDTGERWLLPSGSVNLDGDKIRTYLLYTVPEESAADIQERRQHVMVALLGALNRNSPRIFSAGNFTPYGKLLHANMDTKYVRRLLSVIAQIDSERLVPQTVTGSSRAVDGQTLLFPYYDGQLIKDVVKQSIGSLASASETVYSRIYVLEIQNGTAVQGLARNTAALLQGAGYDVLSSVNADSNDYEKTVIINHIGNEDVAKTLGDFIRCTNIVVDEVLPEEAGSDLGTQVDFTIILGKDFDGRYVR, encoded by the coding sequence ATGGCTCATAAGAACAGACGGATCGAAAAGAGCGCACTCTTTTTGATATTGATTTTTTTCATTCTTGTCGTTACGGCGATCATTCTCGTTTTTTCGTTGCAGACGGATCCCGTTTCCGAAATTCTTGAAAACGACGAGTTGTTAAAAGTGCTGTTCGTACTTGAAGACGGGGGAACGGTTTTGTTTTCCGACGTCTTCGTCTACTATCCCGTTTCCACGCGCGGTACGTTGTTCAGTATCCCCGGTAATACCGGAGCCATTTATTCGAGCCTCGGCCGGGTAGACCGGATAGACGCCGTTTTTACGGAAAAAGGTATCGACGCGTATCGGGCCGAAATCGGCAAACTGATCGGACAGACGATTCCGTTTTCGATCGTTATGAATCTCGGCGATTTTCAAAAACTGGTAGACTTGCTCGGCGGCTTGCGGATATTCGTACCGTATCCGGTTGATGCGGCCTCGGATACCGGCGAACGCTGGCTGCTGCCGTCCGGATCGGTCAATTTGGACGGGGACAAAATACGGACCTATCTGCTGTACACCGTGCCGGAGGAATCCGCCGCGGACATTCAGGAACGCCGTCAGCACGTTATGGTTGCGCTGCTCGGTGCGCTGAACCGTAATTCGCCGCGGATCTTTTCCGCCGGTAATTTTACGCCGTACGGTAAATTGCTGCACGCCAATATGGATACGAAATACGTCCGCCGCCTGCTGTCCGTCATTGCCCAAATCGATTCCGAACGGCTGGTGCCGCAGACGGTAACCGGTTCATCCCGTGCGGTGGACGGACAGACGCTGCTGTTCCCGTATTACGACGGTCAGCTGATAAAAGACGTGGTCAAACAGTCTATCGGGTCGCTGGCGTCCGCTTCGGAAACGGTGTACAGCCGCATTTACGTACTGGAAATACAAAACGGTACCGCCGTGCAAGGACTCGCGCGGAACACGGCCGCGCTTTTGCAGGGCGCCGGATACGACGTGCTGAGTTCGGTAAACGCCGATTCAAACGATTATGAAAAAACGGTGATCATTAATCATATCGGGAACGAAGACGTTGCCAAAACGCTGGGAGATTTTATCCGGTGTACGAATATCGTTGTCGACGAAGTGCTGCCGGAAGAAGCAGGCTCCGATTTGGGTACGCAAGTCGATTTTACGATCATTTTGGGAAAAGACTTCGACGGACGGTACGTCCGCTGA
- the tilS gene encoding tRNA lysidine(34) synthetase TilS produces the protein MNTSETDEFAVFFERRVMDGFSRAGYPCAELFRPGSIVAFGVSGGADSMALLCASVRIRESLYSASCTPGENDTASARFRVITVDHNIRPPEESGGDAAFVRNFCETLPSTDCRVAVFERGAVERLARERRRGLEEAARSLRYGIFESDARQTGAAVICLAHNRNDQLETLLLRFLQGSSAASGIPRCREPFVRPLLDIGRADILRYLEILAVPHRTDATNFDNRYLRNKCRNELVPVLNSLVPGWDTAVLSGAEKAAEDAVFIDAAADSCSWRSDGDSLCMDARTFRLQAAAIKRRLIYRAFDVLETETRIPYAFVRRICRAGGGEHRFSVSAGGITVDSDGVVLCLRKTEKDRTAEEIGFYAVITAAGAYEFPFGTVAVSKETPPPEESAAYSGGRSVFVELPVVVRSAAPADCAYTGGGIRKSVSKICAEAGVPAAQRGNVPVIESYGARSVIPWTAGGGFVFHCEKSFSPSGEKNTFRIEIISEN, from the coding sequence GTGAACACGAGTGAAACGGATGAATTTGCCGTATTTTTTGAACGCCGCGTTATGGACGGGTTTTCCCGCGCCGGTTATCCGTGTGCGGAACTGTTCCGTCCCGGCAGTATCGTTGCGTTCGGCGTCTCCGGCGGTGCCGATTCCATGGCGCTGCTGTGCGCGAGCGTCCGCATCAGGGAATCTCTCTATTCCGCGTCCTGCACACCCGGCGAAAACGATACCGCTTCGGCCCGATTTCGGGTGATAACCGTCGACCACAATATCCGGCCGCCGGAAGAAAGCGGCGGTGACGCTGCTTTCGTTCGGAATTTTTGCGAAACGCTGCCTTCGACGGACTGTCGCGTTGCGGTGTTTGAACGCGGGGCGGTCGAACGTCTTGCGCGGGAACGCAGGCGCGGTCTGGAAGAAGCGGCCCGCTCGCTGCGGTATGGGATTTTTGAATCGGATGCGCGGCAGACCGGCGCCGCCGTAATTTGCCTTGCGCATAATCGGAACGATCAGCTTGAAACGCTGCTGCTCCGCTTTTTGCAGGGGAGCAGCGCCGCTTCCGGAATCCCCCGGTGTCGGGAGCCGTTCGTCCGGCCGCTGTTGGATATAGGGCGCGCCGATATACTCCGTTACCTTGAAATTCTTGCCGTACCGCACCGCACCGATGCGACCAATTTTGACAACCGGTATTTGCGAAACAAATGCCGCAACGAACTGGTGCCGGTGCTGAACTCTTTGGTGCCCGGATGGGATACGGCGGTACTTTCCGGCGCGGAAAAAGCGGCGGAAGACGCGGTTTTTATCGATGCGGCGGCAGATTCGTGTTCCTGGCGTTCGGACGGTGATTCGCTCTGCATGGACGCGCGCACGTTCCGGCTTCAGGCTGCGGCTATTAAACGGCGGCTGATCTATCGGGCGTTCGATGTGCTCGAAACCGAAACCCGCATTCCGTATGCGTTCGTACGGCGGATCTGCCGCGCCGGCGGCGGGGAACACCGTTTTTCAGTTTCCGCCGGCGGCATCACTGTCGATTCCGACGGCGTCGTGCTGTGCCTCCGGAAAACCGAAAAAGACCGCACTGCGGAGGAAATTGGTTTTTACGCGGTGATTACCGCGGCGGGCGCGTATGAGTTTCCGTTCGGAACCGTCGCGGTTTCAAAGGAAACCCCGCCGCCGGAGGAATCCGCCGCATATTCCGGCGGCCGCTCGGTGTTCGTCGAGCTGCCTGTCGTCGTGCGCAGTGCAGCGCCTGCGGACTGCGCCTATACGGGCGGCGGCATCCGTAAAAGCGTTTCAAAAATATGTGCTGAAGCGGGCGTTCCCGCGGCGCAGCGGGGAAACGTTCCCGTTATCGAATCGTACGGAGCGCGTTCGGTCATTCCGTGGACGGCGGGCGGCGGCTTCGTGTTTCATTGTGAGAAATCGTTTTCGCCTTCCGGAGAAAAAAATACGTTTCGGATCGAAATAATTTCGGAAAATTGA
- the rsfS gene encoding ribosome silencing factor has product MKTVQEKALEIAQLMEDGKGQNVTVLDVSKLNSWTDYFVIVTVTSSVHWKGLYKLVKDYVRDNDMEIHVTNRKTPDGDDWNLIDIGNVVVHLMTEEARSFYDLEKLWHNGERLR; this is encoded by the coding sequence ATGAAAACGGTTCAGGAAAAAGCACTTGAAATAGCGCAGCTGATGGAAGACGGAAAAGGACAAAACGTTACTGTTCTTGACGTATCAAAATTGAATAGCTGGACGGATTATTTCGTTATCGTTACGGTAACCAGTTCCGTCCATTGGAAGGGATTGTATAAACTCGTTAAAGATTACGTACGCGACAACGATATGGAAATACACGTTACCAACCGGAAAACTCCCGACGGAGACGACTGGAATCTGATTGATATCGGGAACGTCGTCGTGCACTTAATGACGGAAGAAGCGCGTTCTTTTTACGATCTTGAAAAATTGTGGCATAACGGTGAGCGGCTGCGCTGA
- the rpmA gene encoding 50S ribosomal protein L27 encodes MGRKKGGSGAKNGRDSNPKYLGVKVYGGEAVSAGSILVRQRGTKIHPGDNVQKGKDDTLFATADGTVLYHERKGRKLASVAPVEA; translated from the coding sequence ATGGGACGTAAAAAGGGCGGAAGCGGCGCGAAAAACGGCCGCGATTCAAACCCCAAATATTTGGGTGTAAAAGTGTACGGCGGTGAAGCGGTATCTGCCGGTTCGATTCTTGTCCGCCAGCGCGGAACGAAAATCCATCCGGGTGACAATGTTCAGAAAGGAAAGGACGACACTTTGTTCGCAACGGCGGACGGTACCGTTCTGTATCACGAACGCAAGGGCCGCAAACTGGCGTCCGTCGCGCCCGTTGAAGCGTAA
- the nadD gene encoding nicotinate (nicotinamide) nucleotide adenylyltransferase, with product MKLAILGGSFNPVHIGHLVLAQEVCTRLGYDKVLFVPANLPPHKELAAGASAGDRLEMVNRAVADNPLFAVDDCELRRGGISYSYDTLAYLEDRYAAGTAGSLLAGKIGLIMGDDLVAGFDSWKCAAELADRADLILARRLIQSERGQPVFSYRHTELQNAVLPVSSSDIRNGIRNSAEPHRRCDLPFAGGWRYLVPDAVYRYIIQRKLYGYGIN from the coding sequence GTGAAGCTTGCGATTCTCGGCGGCAGTTTTAATCCGGTGCACATCGGACATCTGGTGCTCGCACAGGAAGTCTGTACCCGGCTCGGTTACGACAAAGTGCTGTTCGTTCCGGCAAATCTGCCGCCGCACAAGGAATTGGCTGCGGGTGCTTCCGCCGGCGACCGGCTTGAAATGGTAAATCGCGCCGTTGCGGACAATCCGCTCTTCGCGGTTGACGACTGTGAACTGAGGCGCGGCGGTATTTCGTATTCGTACGATACGCTCGCGTATCTGGAAGACCGGTATGCGGCCGGAACGGCCGGTTCACTGCTTGCAGGCAAAATCGGTTTGATTATGGGCGACGATCTGGTTGCCGGATTCGATTCATGGAAATGTGCGGCGGAACTCGCCGATCGGGCCGATCTGATCCTCGCTCGCCGGCTGATTCAGTCGGAACGGGGGCAGCCGGTATTTTCTTACCGTCATACGGAACTGCAAAACGCCGTGCTTCCGGTGTCTTCTTCGGACATCAGAAACGGAATCCGCAATTCCGCCGAGCCGCACCGGCGGTGTGATTTACCGTTCGCGGGAGGGTGGCGGTATCTTGTTCCTGACGCCGTTTATCGGTATATTATACAGAGAAAACTGTATGGATATGGAATTAATTGA
- a CDS encoding 50S ribosomal protein L25, which yields MDQLVVNAVTRTETGKRVAKKLRENGRLPAVMYNSKGEAVMLDIDEVEFTKVWKSATPTTLVNLKLDGKSDNLVFIKDTEYDIKTDRNLHADFHAIDEKKALKVTMKVLLSGNPAGVREGGFLTTHQSQITIQCLPKNLPIRVTADISGLGVGQVFRVKDLGLAKEITVLSDPEAALASVSAPRT from the coding sequence ATGGATCAGTTAGTTGTTAACGCTGTTACCCGTACGGAAACAGGTAAGCGTGTTGCAAAAAAACTTCGTGAAAACGGCCGTCTCCCTGCAGTTATGTATAATTCCAAGGGTGAAGCTGTCATGCTTGATATTGACGAAGTCGAATTTACAAAAGTATGGAAGAGTGCGACACCTACCACTCTTGTAAATCTCAAATTGGACGGAAAATCAGATAATTTGGTCTTTATCAAAGATACCGAATACGATATTAAAACGGATAGGAATCTGCACGCTGATTTCCATGCTATCGATGAAAAGAAAGCGTTGAAAGTTACGATGAAAGTACTGCTTTCCGGAAATCCCGCCGGCGTTCGCGAAGGCGGATTTTTGACGACGCATCAGTCGCAGATTACGATTCAGTGTCTGCCCAAAAATCTGCCTATACGCGTTACAGCCGATATTTCCGGTTTGGGCGTAGGACAGGTGTTCCGTGTTAAAGATCTCGGATTGGCTAAAGAAATCACCGTTTTGAGTGATCCCGAAGCCGCGCTCGCGAGCGTTTCCGCTCCGAGAACATAA
- the obgE gene encoding GTPase ObgE, whose translation MIQFADEALIEVRSGKGGNGCIAFRREKYVPMGGPAGGDGGKGGDVVFCVKRNLRTLAHMRYKQVFKARSGADGEGGNRFGRDGEDVIIPVPPGTSLFDADSGELIREFTTESEDDRFVFLTGGNGGWGNSHFKTSTNQAPRYAHEGKPGEVRRLRVELSIMADVGLVGFPNAGKSSLLDHFTNARPKIAPYPFTTKIPNLGVLHADADRDIIIADIPGIIEGASEGAGLGIRFLKHISRSAGLLFIIDCSDDDCLNAYDTLCAELSSFSPELAAKPRIVLCNKTDTDGAPERAELVAESIRTKHPGEIVIPMSIYARTGLDRVRREILSLVERMEDAGHVSPSSKNVPRTAAADGGAESEFLKSRSVCGEEPVQYPGSEA comes from the coding sequence GTGATACAATTTGCAGACGAGGCGTTGATTGAAGTCCGTTCCGGCAAGGGCGGCAACGGCTGTATCGCGTTCCGGCGTGAAAAATACGTGCCGATGGGCGGTCCTGCCGGCGGCGACGGCGGCAAAGGCGGCGATGTCGTGTTTTGCGTAAAACGTAATCTGCGCACCCTCGCGCACATGCGTTACAAACAGGTTTTCAAGGCCCGCAGCGGAGCCGACGGCGAAGGCGGCAACCGTTTCGGGCGCGACGGTGAAGACGTGATTATTCCCGTTCCTCCGGGAACGTCCCTGTTCGACGCCGACAGCGGCGAACTGATCCGCGAATTTACGACCGAAAGCGAGGACGACCGTTTCGTGTTTTTGACCGGAGGTAACGGCGGCTGGGGAAATTCTCATTTCAAGACGTCTACCAATCAGGCGCCCCGTTACGCGCACGAAGGCAAACCGGGCGAAGTTCGCCGGCTCCGCGTAGAGCTGAGTATTATGGCGGACGTCGGTTTGGTCGGTTTTCCGAACGCGGGAAAATCGTCGCTGCTCGATCATTTTACCAACGCGCGGCCTAAAATCGCTCCGTATCCGTTTACGACGAAAATTCCGAATTTGGGCGTGCTGCACGCAGACGCCGACCGCGACATCATCATCGCCGATATTCCCGGTATTATCGAAGGCGCTTCCGAAGGCGCGGGACTGGGAATCAGGTTTTTGAAACATATTTCGCGTAGCGCCGGATTGCTGTTCATTATCGACTGCTCCGACGACGACTGTTTGAACGCGTACGACACGCTGTGCGCGGAACTTTCTTCTTTTTCGCCCGAACTCGCCGCCAAACCCCGCATCGTGTTGTGCAATAAAACCGATACGGACGGCGCTCCCGAACGCGCCGAATTGGTTGCCGAGTCGATCCGCACAAAGCATCCCGGAGAAATCGTCATTCCGATGTCGATATACGCCCGAACGGGACTCGATAGGGTGCGCCGCGAAATCCTTTCGCTGGTCGAACGGATGGAAGACGCCGGACACGTCAGCCCGTCGTCCAAAAACGTGCCCAGAACGGCTGCTGCGGACGGCGGCGCCGAATCGGAATTTTTGAAAAGCCGTTCAGTCTGCGGCGAAGAACCCGTGCAGTATCCGGGCAGCGAGGCGTAG
- the ispE gene encoding 4-(cytidine 5'-diphospho)-2-C-methyl-D-erythritol kinase, translating into MLHDIHVSAPAKINIGLRVLPVRSDGYHDIESIFQTVPLYDELFIRTGNTAVRTCTVVCDGMDLPEHNTLTAAYDAFCSATGITDGVAVTLKKRIPSGAGLGGGSADAAAFIKALNVSFETKLTADVLHGIAGKVGSDVFFFLSGSSLVDAPDCSGCAVVTGRGEKVFPITPRTDLHFVLICPDVHSSTGEAYRLVDAYYASGHQDWNGPSREELYDVYKRPVKSWSFVNSFTEPLVQRYPLIGQALDDLVLNGASYVQMSGSGSAVFGVFEDSDKAVHACFVLGVKWKRCYTFASS; encoded by the coding sequence ATGTTGCACGATATTCATGTGTCCGCTCCTGCGAAAATCAATATCGGACTCAGGGTTTTACCGGTCCGGTCGGACGGTTATCATGATATCGAAAGCATTTTTCAAACCGTGCCGTTATACGATGAATTGTTTATCAGGACGGGAAATACGGCGGTACGAACCTGTACGGTCGTGTGCGACGGAATGGATTTGCCGGAACATAATACGTTGACGGCCGCGTACGACGCTTTTTGCAGCGCGACCGGTATAACGGACGGTGTTGCCGTTACGCTGAAAAAACGTATTCCGAGCGGCGCAGGTCTTGGCGGCGGTTCCGCCGACGCGGCGGCCTTTATAAAGGCGCTTAACGTGTCGTTTGAAACGAAGTTGACTGCCGATGTGCTGCATGGTATTGCCGGAAAAGTCGGCAGTGACGTATTTTTTTTCTTGAGCGGCAGCTCTTTGGTTGACGCGCCGGATTGTTCCGGATGTGCGGTGGTAACGGGGCGGGGAGAAAAGGTTTTTCCGATAACGCCCCGAACGGATTTACATTTTGTTTTGATTTGTCCTGATGTGCATAGTTCTACGGGAGAAGCGTACCGCTTAGTCGATGCGTATTACGCTTCGGGGCATCAGGATTGGAACGGACCTTCACGGGAAGAGCTGTATGATGTATATAAGCGGCCGGTTAAAAGCTGGTCGTTTGTAAATAGCTTTACGGAACCTCTCGTGCAGCGGTATCCGCTTATTGGGCAAGCTTTAGATGACCTTGTGCTGAACGGTGCATCGTATGTCCAAATGTCCGGCTCGGGATCTGCGGTTTTTGGAGTTTTTGAAGATTCTGATAAAGCAGTTCACGCCTGTTTTGTACTTGGTGTAAAATGGAAGCGGTGTTATACATTCGCTTCTTCCTGA
- the yqeK gene encoding bis(5'-nucleosyl)-tetraphosphatase (symmetrical) YqeK has translation MDMELIERVKKYALGAESQTRFEHSVRTAQTAEKLCRRYGADPEKGYFAGIAHDMCKEMNPRLLLSLAARDGAPVTELEQEKPSLLHGRAAAAMLKSDFAVDDADILEAVRNHTFGAPGMSALAKIIYAADKIEPGREHVTPAYLDRLFSLSLNGLVRTVVQENIGWLENRNKSVAPVSRRFLESLED, from the coding sequence ATGGATATGGAATTAATTGAACGTGTAAAAAAATACGCGCTGGGTGCCGAATCTCAAACTCGGTTCGAGCATTCCGTGCGGACGGCGCAGACTGCCGAAAAACTGTGCCGCCGGTACGGCGCTGATCCTGAAAAAGGTTATTTTGCGGGAATCGCGCACGATATGTGCAAAGAAATGAATCCCCGTCTGCTGTTGTCGCTCGCCGCGCGCGACGGAGCGCCCGTTACGGAATTGGAGCAGGAAAAACCTTCTTTGCTGCACGGACGCGCCGCGGCTGCAATGCTGAAAAGCGATTTTGCCGTGGACGACGCCGATATTCTCGAAGCTGTCAGAAATCACACGTTCGGCGCGCCCGGTATGAGCGCGCTCGCGAAAATTATCTATGCGGCGGATAAAATAGAACCCGGACGGGAACACGTTACGCCTGCGTATTTGGACCGGCTGTTTTCCCTGTCGCTGAACGGCTTGGTGCGAACGGTTGTGCAGGAGAATATCGGCTGGCTTGAAAACCGTAACAAATCGGTGGCGCCGGTTTCCCGCCGGTTCCTTGAATCCTTGGAGGACTGA